The Bdellovibrionota bacterium nucleotide sequence AGCATTTCGATTCCGACGAACAGGGCCTGGGGAATGCCGAGTCGAAGCTCTTTTTGATGGCATTTTTTGAGGATGGCCCGAAGATCCTTTCCATCGATGTATTCCATCGCGATAAAATAGTTGTCGCCGATCTTGCCCAAATCGGTGACCTGGCAAATGTTGGCATGCGTGAGACCGACCGAAATTTTCGCCTCGTCGATGAACATCTCGACGAACTCGTCGTCTTTGGAAAGGTGGGGCAGAATACGTTTGATGACGAGCAGCCGTTCGAACCCGCGGACGCCGAAAGTTTTGGCCTTGAATACTTCGGCCATTCCGCCGACGGCGATTCGGTCGAGGAGAAAGTACTTTCCGTAAACGGTGGTTTTAAAGCTCACGGGTCCGAGGTCGGGTTGCAGGGTTGAACGGTCAAAAACGAGCTAACTTGTTTAAAATCATAAATAATTTGTCCCAGCGAGTCAACGCAACGACACGGGTTCAATGGGCCGTTGCCGTGGCTTGCCTCGGAGTATGGGGGATCACACTCTCTTTTCAATTTGTATGGGATGACTTTCCCACGGTAGCGGAGAACGCGTCCGTACATCTTTGGGCGACACTCGGCTCGGCTTTTACGCATGACTTTTGGGCGCTTCATGATGTTCCGCAAGCGAGCGGATACTGGCGGCCTCTCCCCACACTCCTTTACGTCCTCGCGGCTCACGTCGGAGTTTCTCCCTTCTGGTTTCACCTTCTGAACCTCTCTTTCCATGTTGGCGTGTGTTTGTGGGTTGTGCGTCTATTGAACCGTGCCACTCTTCACGGAGCCCCGTTGGTTTTCGCGGCCCTTTTCTTTGCCCTGCATCCTCTGCATGCGGAAACCGTCGGTTTTATCTCCGCTCTTCCCGATTTGTCGGCGGCCTTCTTCGGTCTCGCGGGGATGGATGTTCTTTTCTCCAAGAAAAAACCCGGTTGGGCTCGGATCGCGCTCGGAGCTCTTCTCTTGACGCTGGCCTTACTTTCCAAAGAATCGGCCGTTGTTTTTCTTATCCTGTCGATCGGTTGGGCAGGGTGGCTCGGTCGAAAAGGGAAACCCTTTTCGTCGCTAAAAATATTTGCCGCATGCGGTTTGTTCGGAATCATTTTGTATCTTTGGCTTCACTGGAAAGTCACCGGCGGGATCGGAGTTCGATCGCTTTGGGGAGGTCGATGGGACACTCATTTGGGCACGGTTCTTCGTCTTTTGCCCTATTCCTTTTTATTAACCTGGATCCCTTTCGGGCAGACACCGACGCGGCCGTTTGGGATTTCAACCGGAGTTTCCGATTGGGCGGCATGGGCCTCCTTAGCGGCCATCTTTATGCTCGCTATTTTTCTCGGACGAACGAAAAAACCGGAAACGGACCGACTTCGAATCGGTTTTGCCACGTTTTTTTTCTTTTGGCTGCCGGTGTCGAACCTATTGCCGGCCGAAGGTTTGATCGCCGAACGATATCTATACTTACCGGTTTTCGGAACCGCATTACTGGCAGGAACGCTTTTTGAGCAACTTCAAAGTCGATCCATTCGTATCCGGACGATATCCGAGGCGCTTCCGATCCTCTGGATGGTGATTTGGGCGATTCTGGCGGTAAGGAGTGTCATGCCCTGGAAGAATCAAGAGTCGCTCTGGCGACACGCGATCGCCGCTTCGCCCGGATCGAGCGTGGCGTGGAACGAGTGGGGGCGCGTGAATCTGGAAGCCGAGAAACTTGACGTTGCGAAGTCCGCCTTCGCGAAGGCGCTGGAACTTCAGCCGGGTCACATGGAAGCGCGCCTGAATTTTTCGATTGTGAATCTTCGGTTGGGGGACTTGGAAGAGGCGGATCGCGATGTGCGCGGACATCTGAAACTTCATCCGGACGATCCTCGGGGCTGGGATCTTATGGCGACCATCGCCCTCAAGCGCGCGGATATAGAAGGGGCGGTCGCCGCGGCGGACCGGGCGGCGGAGCTGGCCCCCGACAACTGGAAATATCGATTCAATCTGGCCGACGTGCTTCTTAAGCAAAAGGATTACGAATCGGCCATCGGCGAACTTGAGGCCGCGAGGGATTTGGCTCCCCATCGTCCCGAAATCTGGATGAATCTGGCGGCGGGTCAATTCTATTTAGGAGAATATAGAGAAGCGGTTCGGCTCTATCGATATGTCGTCGGGCATTGGCCGAAGTATCCGCAAGCGCAGGAGAATTTATCCGTGGCTCAAAAACTGCTGGATGTAGAAGAGGGCAAGCCGTGACGCGGTGGCAAAGTATCGACCCATTGGCTTCGAATCTCC carries:
- a CDS encoding protein kinase, whose amino-acid sequence is MSFKTTVYGKYFLLDRIAVGGMAEVFKAKTFGVRGFERLLVIKRILPHLSKDDEFVEMFIDEAKISVGLTHANICQVTDLGKIGDNYFIAMEYIDGKDLRAILKKCHQKELRLGIPQALFVGIEML
- a CDS encoding tetratricopeptide repeat protein — protein: MACLGVWGITLSFQFVWDDFPTVAENASVHLWATLGSAFTHDFWALHDVPQASGYWRPLPTLLYVLAAHVGVSPFWFHLLNLSFHVGVCLWVVRLLNRATLHGAPLVFAALFFALHPLHAETVGFISALPDLSAAFFGLAGMDVLFSKKKPGWARIALGALLLTLALLSKESAVVFLILSIGWAGWLGRKGKPFSSLKIFAACGLFGIILYLWLHWKVTGGIGVRSLWGGRWDTHLGTVLRLLPYSFLLTWIPFGQTPTRPFGISTGVSDWAAWASLAAIFMLAIFLGRTKKPETDRLRIGFATFFFFWLPVSNLLPAEGLIAERYLYLPVFGTALLAGTLFEQLQSRSIRIRTISEALPILWMVIWAILAVRSVMPWKNQESLWRHAIAASPGSSVAWNEWGRVNLEAEKLDVAKSAFAKALELQPGHMEARLNFSIVNLRLGDLEEADRDVRGHLKLHPDDPRGWDLMATIALKRADIEGAVAAADRAAELAPDNWKYRFNLADVLLKQKDYESAIGELEAARDLAPHRPEIWMNLAAGQFYLGEYREAVRLYRYVVGHWPKYPQAQENLSVAQKLLDVEEGKP